A DNA window from Chelativorans sp. AA-79 contains the following coding sequences:
- a CDS encoding 50S ribosomal protein L25/general stress protein Ctc, protein MSHQSYELTAEARERVGKGSARAIRRSGKIPAVIYGDKKPPLSIVLPYKELFLRIHAGGFRTTIATIDVNGEKIQVLPKEYQLDPVRGFAMHVDFLRVGRNTVVTVNVPVHFTNDEKAPGIKRGGVLNIVRHEVEFTCPATSIPDFIEVDLTGLDIGDSVHISAVTLPEGVKPTITDRDFTIATVAAPAGLKSEEAEGGEAAAEEAEEGEE, encoded by the coding sequence ATGAGCCACCAGTCCTATGAACTGACGGCCGAGGCGCGCGAACGGGTCGGTAAGGGGTCCGCCCGGGCAATTCGGCGCAGCGGCAAGATTCCCGCCGTGATCTACGGCGACAAGAAGCCCCCGCTCTCCATCGTGCTTCCCTACAAGGAACTGTTCCTGCGCATCCACGCCGGCGGTTTCCGCACCACCATCGCCACCATCGACGTGAACGGCGAGAAAATCCAGGTCCTGCCGAAGGAGTACCAGCTCGATCCGGTGCGCGGCTTCGCCATGCATGTGGACTTCCTGCGCGTGGGCCGCAACACGGTGGTGACCGTGAATGTGCCCGTTCACTTCACCAACGACGAGAAGGCGCCCGGTATCAAGCGCGGCGGCGTGCTCAACATCGTGCGCCACGAGGTGGAGTTCACCTGCCCGGCAACCTCCATTCCCGACTTCATCGAGGTCGACCTGACTGGGCTCGATATCGGCGATTCCGTGCACATCTCCGCAGTGACACTGCCGGAAGGCGTGAAGCCCACCATTACGGATCGGGACTTCACCATCGCCACGGTCGCGGCTCCGGCCGGCCTTAAGTCCGAGGAAGCCGAAGGCGGCGAAGCTGCCGCGGAGGAGGCGGAGGAAGGCGAGGAGTAA
- a CDS encoding ribose-phosphate pyrophosphokinase: MKLFAGNSNRVLAEAVARYLNISLGKALVRRFADQEIFVEIQENVRGEDVFVLQSTSYPANDHLMELLIMIDAFRRSSARRITAVLPYFGYARQDRRTSGRTPISAKLVANLITQAGADRVLTLDLHAGQIQGFFDIPTDNLYAVPVMARDVKAHYKLENVMVVSPDVGGVVRARALAKRIDASLAIVDKRRDRPGESEVMNVIGDVRGRDCLLIDDIVDSGGTLCNAADALLANGATSVTAYITHGVLSGGAVARITGSKLRELVITDSIQPTSAVEAAGNVRVVTIADLIGEAISRTASEESVSSLFN, from the coding sequence ATGAAGCTTTTTGCGGGCAATTCCAACCGGGTGCTGGCGGAGGCCGTCGCCCGCTACCTCAATATTTCCCTGGGCAAGGCGCTTGTACGCCGCTTCGCCGACCAGGAGATCTTCGTCGAGATCCAGGAGAACGTGCGCGGGGAAGACGTGTTCGTCCTGCAGTCGACCTCTTATCCGGCGAATGACCACCTGATGGAACTGCTCATCATGATCGACGCCTTTCGGCGTTCCTCGGCCCGGCGCATCACCGCGGTTCTCCCCTATTTCGGCTATGCCCGGCAGGACCGCCGCACTTCGGGCCGCACGCCGATCTCGGCCAAGCTGGTGGCGAACCTGATCACCCAGGCGGGTGCGGACCGCGTTCTGACGCTCGACCTCCATGCCGGGCAGATCCAGGGCTTCTTCGACATTCCGACGGACAACCTCTATGCGGTGCCTGTGATGGCGCGCGACGTGAAGGCGCATTACAAGCTTGAAAACGTGATGGTGGTCTCGCCCGACGTGGGCGGCGTGGTGCGCGCCCGCGCACTTGCCAAGCGCATCGATGCGTCGCTCGCCATCGTCGACAAGAGGCGCGACCGGCCGGGCGAATCCGAGGTGATGAACGTGATCGGCGACGTGCGCGGCCGCGACTGCCTGCTGATCGACGACATCGTCGATTCCGGCGGCACGCTGTGCAATGCCGCGGATGCGCTGCTCGCCAACGGGGCCACCAGCGTGACCGCCTATATCACGCATGGCGTCCTGTCGGGCGGGGCCGTGGCGCGCATCACCGGCTCGAAGCTGCGGGAACTGGTGATCACCGATTCCATCCAACCCACCTCCGCCGTCGAGGCGGCCGGCAATGTGCGCGTCGTCACCATCGCCGACCTGATCGGCGAGGCGATCTCGCGCACGGCATCCGAGGAATCGGTCTCGAGCCTGTTCAACTGA
- the pth gene encoding aminoacyl-tRNA hydrolase, with protein MLLIAGLGNPDPQYAGHRHNVGFMAADAISRRHSFSPWSKKFSALVCEGRLGSEKVLLVKPQTFMNRSGQAVGEAMRFYKLSPADLIVLYDELDLAPGKVRVKRGGGSGGHNGIKSIDAHCGQDYRRVRIGIGHPGDKARVTGHVLGDFAKADHEWLDPLLDTLADNIGLLADGDDSGFMNRVSLAVKGRGGDVEAAEAKPAPKGQSHIRQARTKNAPAKLPESGPMAAMLKKLFGKE; from the coding sequence ATGCTTCTCATCGCTGGGCTCGGCAATCCCGACCCGCAATATGCGGGCCACCGGCACAATGTCGGCTTCATGGCGGCGGACGCCATTTCCCGCCGCCATTCCTTTTCGCCCTGGTCGAAGAAGTTCAGCGCCCTCGTCTGCGAGGGCCGGCTCGGCAGCGAAAAGGTGCTGCTCGTCAAGCCGCAGACCTTCATGAACCGTTCCGGCCAGGCGGTCGGCGAGGCCATGCGCTTCTACAAGCTCTCGCCGGCCGACCTGATCGTGCTCTATGACGAGTTGGACCTGGCGCCCGGCAAGGTGCGCGTGAAGCGCGGCGGAGGCTCGGGCGGCCACAACGGCATCAAATCCATCGACGCCCATTGCGGGCAGGACTACCGCCGCGTGCGCATCGGCATCGGCCATCCAGGCGACAAGGCACGGGTGACCGGCCATGTGCTGGGCGATTTCGCCAAGGCCGACCACGAATGGCTCGACCCGCTGCTCGACACATTGGCCGACAATATCGGCCTGCTGGCGGACGGCGACGATTCCGGCTTCATGAACCGCGTGAGCCTTGCCGTGAAAGGCAGGGGCGGCGATGTGGAGGCGGCGGAGGCAAAGCCCGCGCCGAAGGGCCAGAGCCACATCCGCCAGGCGCGGACGAAGAATGCTCCCGCCAAGCTTCCCGAGAGCGGTCCCATGGCCGCCATGCTGAAAAAGCTCTTTGGGAAGGAATAA
- a CDS encoding DUF488 family protein, with the protein MALRIVRLGTPRLAREGTRIGTVRRPPRGVRKERYAADDWFDVWYPELSPSPDLVARAQAAKTESEWKAFERAFRAEMNEPGARHTLDLLATLSHNADFSIGCYCEDEARCHRSVLRTLFLERGAKVE; encoded by the coding sequence ATGGCCCTGCGTATCGTCCGCCTCGGCACGCCGCGTCTTGCGCGGGAGGGAACGCGCATCGGCACCGTCAGGCGCCCGCCGCGCGGCGTGCGCAAGGAGCGCTATGCCGCCGACGACTGGTTCGACGTCTGGTATCCGGAGCTTTCGCCCAGCCCCGATCTCGTGGCGCGCGCCCAGGCGGCGAAGACGGAGAGCGAATGGAAGGCGTTCGAGCGCGCCTTCAGAGCCGAGATGAACGAACCCGGCGCCCGGCACACGCTCGACCTCCTGGCAACGCTTTCGCACAATGCCGATTTCTCCATCGGCTGCTATTGCGAGGACGAGGCGCGCTGCCATCGCTCGGTGCTACGCACGCTTTTCCTCGAGCGTGGGGCGAAGGTCGAATAG
- a CDS encoding helix-turn-helix transcriptional regulator yields MFIAGAPDEEDEAEVIARAYCLTQAETRVLASLLSGRTLAETAGALGIAATTARTHLDNIFAKTGVRRQAELMRLARQLEPPVISGAHARRPA; encoded by the coding sequence GTGTTCATCGCCGGTGCGCCGGACGAAGAAGATGAGGCGGAGGTGATCGCACGGGCCTATTGCCTGACGCAGGCGGAGACGCGCGTGCTCGCAAGCCTGCTTTCCGGCAGGACGCTTGCCGAGACCGCCGGTGCTCTCGGCATAGCGGCGACGACCGCGCGAACGCATCTCGACAACATCTTCGCCAAAACCGGTGTGCGCCGTCAGGCGGAACTGATGCGCCTTGCCCGGCAGCTTGAGCCGCCGGTGATTTCGGGGGCGCACGCCCGCCGGCCGGCATAG
- the ychF gene encoding redox-regulated ATPase YchF has translation MGFKCGIVGLPNVGKSTLFNALTRTAAAQAANYPFCTIEPNTGEVAVPDQRLKKIAEIAGSKEIIPTRISFVDIAGLVRGASKGEGLGNQFLANIREVDAIVHVLRCFEDDDITHVEGRIDPVADADTVETELMLADLDSLERRIVQTRKRATGKEKEAMAVLPVMERALALLQDGKPVRLISAELDAEGARVLRSLNLLTSKPVLYVCNVTEGDAAAGNEHTAAVEKMAVTQGAGTVVISAAIEAEVAQLSDDEAAEYLEAMGLHEPGLDRLIRAGYDLLDLITFFTAGPKETRAWTVQKGSKAPQAAGVIHTDFERGFIRAQTIAYEDYVTLGGETAARDAGKARDEGKEYVVQDGDIMLFKFNV, from the coding sequence ATGGGTTTCAAATGCGGCATCGTCGGCTTGCCCAATGTCGGCAAGTCCACGCTCTTCAACGCGCTGACCAGGACGGCCGCCGCGCAGGCCGCAAACTATCCCTTCTGCACCATCGAGCCCAATACGGGCGAAGTGGCGGTGCCCGATCAACGGCTGAAGAAGATCGCCGAGATCGCCGGATCGAAGGAGATCATACCGACACGCATCTCCTTCGTGGACATCGCCGGCCTCGTGCGCGGCGCGTCCAAGGGCGAAGGGCTGGGCAACCAGTTCCTCGCCAATATCCGCGAGGTGGACGCGATCGTGCATGTGCTGCGCTGCTTCGAGGACGATGACATCACCCATGTCGAGGGCCGCATCGACCCGGTGGCGGACGCCGACACCGTCGAGACGGAGCTGATGCTGGCCGATCTCGACAGCCTGGAGCGGCGCATTGTCCAGACGCGCAAGCGCGCCACCGGCAAGGAGAAGGAGGCTATGGCCGTGCTGCCGGTCATGGAGCGGGCGCTCGCTCTGCTGCAGGACGGCAAGCCCGTGCGGCTCATCTCCGCCGAGCTGGATGCCGAGGGCGCGCGCGTCCTGCGCTCGCTCAACCTGCTCACATCGAAGCCGGTGCTCTATGTCTGCAACGTCACCGAGGGAGACGCGGCGGCAGGCAACGAGCATACGGCGGCGGTGGAGAAGATGGCGGTCACCCAAGGCGCCGGGACGGTCGTGATCTCGGCTGCGATCGAGGCGGAGGTGGCGCAGCTCTCGGATGACGAAGCGGCGGAATACCTGGAGGCCATGGGCCTGCACGAGCCCGGCCTCGACCGGCTGATCCGTGCCGGCTACGATCTCCTCGATCTCATCACCTTCTTCACCGCCGGGCCCAAGGAGACGCGTGCCTGGACCGTACAGAAGGGCTCGAAGGCGCCGCAAGCGGCAGGGGTGATCCATACCGATTTCGAGCGCGGCTTCATACGTGCGCAGACCATCGCCTATGAGGATTACGTAACGCTGGGCGGCG